The following coding sequences lie in one Mucilaginibacter sp. KACC 22773 genomic window:
- a CDS encoding DoxX family protein produces the protein METTVSSTTATAPSKSSLLAGRIISVICILFLLFDAIAKIMRESHSVKGTIFLGYGENMVQVIGTILLVCTIIYIIPRTAVLGAILITGYLGGAVAIMMRANQPAYFPIVFGILVWLSLYLRDGKVKSLLNFGGKW, from the coding sequence ATGGAAACCACAGTATCATCAACCACTGCAACTGCGCCTTCAAAATCATCGTTGTTAGCCGGGCGTATCATCAGCGTTATCTGCATTTTATTCCTGCTGTTTGATGCTATCGCCAAAATCATGAGAGAAAGTCACTCGGTAAAAGGCACCATTTTTTTGGGCTACGGCGAAAACATGGTACAGGTAATAGGTACCATACTGCTGGTTTGCACCATCATCTACATCATTCCGCGTACTGCTGTTTTGGGCGCTATTTTAATTACCGGCTACCTCGGTGGCGCTGTAGCTATTATGATGAGGGCCAACCAGCCGGCCTATTTCCCTATAGTTTTTGGCATACTGGTATGGCTAAGCCTTTACCTGCGCGATGGAAAAGTAAAAAGCCTGCTCAACTTTGGCGGTAAGTGGTAA
- a CDS encoding dihydrofolate reductase family protein has product MRELVASVNVTLDGFMAGPDGSLDWHFKYWDGELCESLCRQLARADTILLGARTYEAFANYWPAKANDLLMAKEDIVMAELMNQHTKAVVSKSIHLTPWRNTILLKGKLKKQIDQLKAQPGRDIIVLGSGQLVSSLMKLNLVDRYELWVHPVVISTGKRLFPTLSHNLQMRLTNTQVFSSGIVRLSYGCEKAGEQMPVVGLPA; this is encoded by the coding sequence ATGAGGGAGTTGGTGGCATCGGTAAATGTAACTTTAGATGGCTTTATGGCCGGGCCCGATGGCAGCCTTGATTGGCATTTTAAATACTGGGATGGTGAATTGTGCGAAAGCCTTTGCCGGCAACTGGCCCGGGCAGATACCATTTTATTAGGTGCACGCACTTATGAAGCCTTTGCCAACTACTGGCCCGCAAAAGCCAACGACCTGCTGATGGCCAAAGAAGATATTGTAATGGCCGAGCTGATGAACCAACACACCAAAGCAGTAGTATCCAAATCAATCCACCTTACCCCCTGGCGCAATACCATCCTGCTAAAAGGAAAGTTAAAAAAACAGATAGACCAATTAAAAGCCCAGCCGGGCCGGGATATCATAGTTTTGGGGAGCGGACAGCTGGTATCATCACTCATGAAGCTAAACCTGGTAGATAGGTACGAACTGTGGGTGCACCCTGTAGTGATTTCTACCGGGAAACGTTTATTTCCCACCCTTAGCCATAATTTACAAATGCGGTTAACCAACACGCAGGTATTTTCGTCGGGCATTGTGCGTTTGAGTTATGGCTGCGAAAAAGCGGGTGAGCAGATGCCTGTTGTTGGTTTGCCGGCATAA
- a CDS encoding sensor histidine kinase, which yields MKRKSLILFILLTIFQTAGRCQRSNLIHVPILPTDETSRLLVSRIGAIWIGHSAGLTRYDGSNIKDFDSGETAAFNSMVWGLAEDSLQRIWCIMRNSIWCVKNEKLVLVKKIDHVALLKLLSFKGFMFLSTSESLFVFDIKTFSYREYKHQNRGILDNETNIFTIGQDLFITGRYSRKVYRFEETSGFSEVQLLGFSFNNSHEINVSYFQNKAGDPVTTVIKDESKLNPDQFICQLKYFNGILYLSNILNYYGSRIVGVRTFSTGEQWVSSYDEIASNKGEVKKGMGIVDVVVDNEGNKWFLAPGKGLYFEPKKYSINTVGFKNEQITSIAKQVPNLLVGTSSGAIYRYDPALKLKIQIHHAPGLNRGISFIQAIDSVKFIFGSYNGLYLYNSKKEIQFPGPFISKFEGAFKIGDHLYVADGHNPIILDQNGSSLNQSQLNPTERELIKYRLNAVALDSINNVFFLAKRNDLVKYVNGHEERIVFNNVKIIASALIYTDQKLYIVSRKDGLLVLKNNVVSQLLDRSALPPHFITKIKKIEHTLYLLDNEVMRLLDTRTDEPIGNTISYTKNVNDVEVLNRIAYVICDNKLLFNKTNSDVPDNKLVCSELSTVINDSDTTNDNNLILPYNKNSLSVNLSFPVFNNPEMSFYRYRLTCDQQGNWEATKPGESTLHFLSLKPGKYQLMIKAIHPILGESTNYIVKNFLILDPWWQTWIFKVALTLFFLILLLTASRAYHISKLKEQKAFFEKELALEKERQNISREIHDDIGQSLSVIKLNLNMGAPAQLEEAKSILSDVIKDLREFTHNLYYGKFLMDDLVTTIKKDIDSLNNTNQIKVNLEMQWHDCKLTGQIESLVYRIFQEAVNNIIKHAHAKNISVSINGNIKELILIIKDDGLGFDLQRKKNGLGLNNMRQRAKLAGGMLLINSSPDKGCEIKLSLPL from the coding sequence ATGAAACGCAAGTCTTTGATTTTGTTCATATTGCTGACAATTTTTCAAACAGCCGGAAGGTGCCAGCGTTCAAATCTTATTCATGTCCCAATTCTACCAACTGATGAGACTTCTCGTCTATTGGTTAGCCGAATTGGCGCCATCTGGATAGGACATAGCGCCGGGCTTACCCGTTATGATGGATCAAATATAAAGGATTTTGATAGCGGGGAAACCGCTGCTTTTAATTCAATGGTTTGGGGCTTGGCCGAGGATAGTTTGCAACGGATTTGGTGCATCATGAGGAATTCAATTTGGTGTGTAAAAAACGAGAAATTAGTTTTAGTAAAAAAAATTGACCATGTGGCACTCTTAAAGTTGTTAAGCTTTAAAGGGTTTATGTTCCTCAGTACATCAGAATCATTGTTCGTATTTGATATAAAAACTTTCAGTTATAGAGAATATAAACATCAGAATAGAGGTATTTTAGATAATGAAACCAATATTTTTACGATAGGGCAGGACTTGTTTATAACTGGCCGCTATAGCAGAAAGGTTTATCGATTCGAAGAAACTTCTGGATTTTCCGAAGTACAGCTTCTTGGATTTAGTTTCAACAATTCACACGAAATAAACGTCAGTTATTTTCAAAATAAGGCTGGTGATCCCGTTACTACCGTTATCAAAGATGAATCTAAATTAAATCCAGATCAGTTTATTTGCCAACTGAAATATTTCAACGGCATATTGTACTTGTCGAATATTCTTAACTATTATGGTTCGCGTATAGTTGGGGTACGAACGTTTAGTACGGGTGAGCAATGGGTAAGTTCCTATGATGAAATAGCTTCTAATAAAGGCGAAGTAAAGAAGGGGATGGGAATAGTGGACGTAGTTGTTGATAATGAAGGAAATAAGTGGTTTTTGGCGCCCGGAAAAGGCTTGTATTTTGAACCTAAAAAATATAGCATCAATACAGTCGGTTTCAAAAATGAACAAATAACCTCAATTGCAAAGCAAGTACCGAATTTATTGGTTGGGACCTCATCAGGCGCTATTTACAGATATGATCCTGCCTTAAAACTGAAGATCCAAATTCATCATGCCCCTGGTCTCAACAGAGGAATTAGCTTTATCCAGGCTATAGATTCAGTAAAATTCATTTTTGGTTCTTATAATGGACTGTATTTATATAATTCCAAAAAGGAGATCCAATTTCCTGGGCCATTCATTTCCAAATTCGAAGGGGCTTTTAAGATTGGAGACCATTTATATGTCGCCGATGGACATAATCCAATTATACTTGATCAAAATGGATCCAGTTTAAATCAGTCTCAACTTAACCCTACTGAACGGGAATTAATTAAATACAGGTTGAATGCGGTTGCACTGGATTCTATAAACAACGTATTTTTCTTGGCCAAAAGAAATGATCTTGTAAAATATGTCAATGGGCATGAAGAACGTATTGTATTTAATAATGTAAAAATCATCGCGTCCGCTTTGATTTATACAGATCAAAAACTATATATCGTCAGTAGAAAGGATGGGTTACTTGTCTTAAAAAATAACGTCGTATCGCAATTATTGGATCGCAGCGCATTACCACCACATTTTATAACAAAAATTAAAAAGATCGAACATACACTTTATCTTTTGGACAACGAAGTTATGCGGTTGCTTGACACCAGGACTGATGAGCCCATTGGAAATACCATCAGCTATACTAAAAATGTTAATGATGTTGAGGTATTAAACCGCATTGCCTATGTCATTTGTGACAATAAATTATTGTTTAACAAGACCAATAGCGATGTCCCTGACAACAAATTGGTATGTTCGGAATTATCGACCGTCATAAATGATTCAGATACTACAAATGATAACAACTTAATTTTGCCATATAATAAAAATTCACTGTCTGTAAATTTATCCTTCCCGGTATTTAATAATCCCGAGATGAGTTTTTACCGCTACCGGTTGACATGTGATCAACAGGGGAATTGGGAAGCCACAAAGCCGGGCGAAAGCACTCTTCATTTTTTATCTTTAAAACCGGGTAAATATCAGCTTATGATAAAGGCAATTCATCCTATTCTTGGAGAAAGTACAAATTATATCGTTAAAAACTTTCTGATTTTGGATCCCTGGTGGCAAACCTGGATATTTAAAGTCGCATTAACTTTGTTCTTCCTGATTTTACTTTTAACAGCCTCACGGGCCTACCATATCTCAAAATTAAAAGAGCAAAAAGCGTTTTTTGAAAAGGAACTGGCATTAGAAAAGGAGAGGCAAAATATCAGCAGGGAGATTCACGATGATATAGGCCAATCATTATCGGTTATCAAGCTGAATCTCAACATGGGAGCCCCGGCTCAATTAGAAGAAGCAAAATCAATTTTAAGTGATGTGATCAAAGACCTGCGTGAATTTACACACAATTTATATTATGGAAAATTCTTAATGGATGATCTAGTCACCACGATAAAGAAAGATATCGACAGTTTGAATAATACTAATCAAATAAAAGTTAATTTAGAGATGCAGTGGCACGACTGTAAATTAACTGGCCAGATTGAGTCCTTAGTGTATCGAATCTTTCAGGAAGCAGTTAATAACATAATTAAACACGCACATGCAAAAAATATTTCTGTGTCTATAAATGGGAATATAAAAGAGCTTATTTTAATTATAAAAGATGATGGGCTGGGATTTGATCTGCAACGCAAAAAAAATGGTCTTGGCCTGAATAATATGCGCCAACGAGCAAAATTAGCGGGGGGGATGTTGCTTATAAATAGTAGTCCTGATAAAGGATGTGAAATTAAATTGTCATTACCTCTTTAA
- a CDS encoding response regulator transcription factor has product MDLTKVAIVDDHKLFGRSLEVLIKTFTEYTVILCCNDGSDLIQKISNKFKPDIVLLDQNMPNMDGYETVLHLKENFPEIKIIILSMNHDEDTVVKMVLKGIDGYLLKDAELNEFKNALDTVRKDGNYFPSYITNYLIKDARKSRMAKNDEKINLKFYEIEFLKLASSELTYKEIANLMCISNRTVDGYREQLFKKLGVKSRIGLVLYAMNNNLI; this is encoded by the coding sequence ATGGATTTGACTAAGGTAGCTATCGTAGATGATCATAAATTATTCGGTCGTAGTTTAGAGGTTCTAATTAAAACATTTACCGAATACACAGTCATACTTTGCTGTAATGACGGTTCCGACCTCATTCAAAAAATCAGCAATAAATTTAAACCTGATATCGTTCTTCTGGATCAAAACATGCCCAATATGGACGGCTATGAAACCGTTTTACATCTAAAAGAAAACTTCCCCGAAATTAAAATCATCATATTATCGATGAATCACGACGAAGATACCGTCGTCAAAATGGTACTAAAGGGGATTGACGGATACCTGCTTAAGGATGCAGAGTTAAACGAATTTAAAAACGCCTTGGATACGGTTAGAAAGGACGGCAATTATTTCCCATCGTATATAACTAATTATCTGATTAAGGATGCCCGCAAATCAAGGATGGCAAAAAATGATGAAAAAATCAATTTGAAGTTTTACGAAATAGAATTTTTAAAATTGGCAAGTTCAGAATTGACTTATAAGGAAATTGCGAATTTGATGTGCATTAGTAACCGTACCGTCGATGGCTATCGGGAACAATTGTTTAAAAAACTAGGGGTAAAGAGTAGAATAGGGTTGGTTCTATACGCTATGAATAATAATCTTATATAG
- a CDS encoding dihydrofolate reductase family protein — protein MRTVTFGMNISIDGCYEHTKFNGDEEIHQYFADLAHDVDLVVYGRKMYDLIVPYWTEVAKTQSGTAAGNAFAQTVVDVDKIIFSRTLQSVEGNTRILRDNLEAEIRNLKQQPGKKISIAGVSLRSQLMALGLVDEIHIVIHPVIIGEGKKLMEDFPLPEKLNWKLVDTKVFKSGCVGLHYVKA, from the coding sequence ATGAGAACTGTAACTTTTGGCATGAATATCAGTATTGATGGCTGTTACGAACACACCAAATTTAATGGCGATGAAGAAATTCACCAATATTTTGCCGACCTGGCGCACGATGTAGACCTGGTGGTATACGGACGTAAAATGTACGATTTGATAGTTCCGTACTGGACCGAGGTGGCCAAAACCCAGTCGGGCACGGCAGCGGGCAATGCGTTTGCGCAAACCGTTGTCGACGTTGATAAAATTATTTTTTCGCGTACCCTCCAAAGCGTGGAAGGCAATACACGCATCCTACGCGACAACCTGGAAGCCGAAATCCGGAACCTGAAACAGCAGCCCGGCAAAAAAATCTCCATCGCCGGCGTAAGCCTGCGTTCGCAACTGATGGCGCTCGGCCTGGTCGACGAAATTCACATTGTAATTCACCCGGTAATTATTGGCGAAGGAAAAAAGCTGATGGAAGATTTTCCCCTGCCGGAAAAACTAAACTGGAAACTGGTGGATACCAAAGTTTTTAAATCGGGATGCGTAGGGTTGCATTATGTGAAGGCGTAA
- a CDS encoding glycoside hydrolase family 76 protein, whose amino-acid sequence MKIMKNNVKQTGGALGVLRAFKLMGRAGYGLLLAAMGCMVVASGCKKEGQLAAGSPGASAAVAGRKLVTNATLPTRAEALVAMQVYNNTFYNQYGTYGPSYKAYYWKDQNHTGRMDFWTQAEAIETLIDAYNINPNVDLKNKISYLYNGMRDGYGLTWESNIYNDDIIWGSLMCVRAYAITNDGGMLDMAKNNFAIVWNRAYDTALGGGLWWTTDKQTKNACVNAPAIICAMKLYAATGDASYQTKAKLLMDWMVATLYTSSGEVKGAINAAGTITEGSRSYTQGTFIGACDALRLQYPAVNYAAMANNVMNYSKNNMCQTPGGILLDEYDTADTQGFKGIFARWACIYVHSAGLQSTYGSWLDANATQAWSIRNSSGQMWGKWATRTPDGTILNAFETTPGVSMVNGIYWYR is encoded by the coding sequence ATGAAAATTATGAAAAACAATGTTAAACAAACCGGCGGCGCGTTGGGCGTGCTGCGTGCTTTTAAATTGATGGGCCGGGCAGGGTACGGCCTGCTGCTGGCGGCGATGGGCTGTATGGTAGTGGCTTCGGGCTGTAAAAAGGAGGGGCAGTTGGCGGCTGGGTCGCCGGGGGCTTCGGCAGCGGTGGCCGGGCGTAAGCTGGTAACCAATGCAACCCTGCCTACCCGTGCCGAAGCGCTGGTGGCTATGCAAGTGTACAACAACACGTTTTACAACCAGTACGGCACCTATGGCCCCAGCTATAAGGCCTATTACTGGAAAGATCAGAACCACACCGGCCGTATGGACTTTTGGACGCAGGCAGAGGCTATTGAAACCCTCATTGACGCTTATAACATAAACCCCAACGTGGATTTGAAGAACAAAATTAGCTACCTGTACAACGGTATGCGCGATGGTTACGGCCTTACCTGGGAAAGCAACATTTATAATGATGATATTATTTGGGGCAGCCTGATGTGCGTGCGCGCCTATGCCATTACCAATGATGGCGGCATGCTGGATATGGCCAAAAACAACTTCGCCATTGTGTGGAACCGCGCCTATGATACCGCACTGGGTGGTGGACTGTGGTGGACTACCGACAAGCAAACCAAAAATGCCTGCGTAAACGCACCGGCCATTATTTGCGCTATGAAGCTGTACGCCGCCACCGGCGATGCCAGCTACCAAACCAAGGCCAAGCTGCTGATGGACTGGATGGTGGCCACCCTGTACACCAGCAGCGGCGAGGTTAAGGGCGCCATAAACGCGGCAGGCACCATTACCGAAGGCAGCCGCTCATACACGCAAGGCACGTTCATAGGCGCTTGCGATGCCCTGCGCCTGCAATACCCTGCCGTAAACTACGCCGCCATGGCCAATAACGTAATGAACTACAGTAAAAACAACATGTGCCAAACCCCCGGCGGCATTTTGCTTGATGAGTACGACACGGCCGATACCCAGGGCTTTAAGGGCATATTTGCCCGCTGGGCCTGCATTTACGTGCACTCGGCCGGGTTGCAAAGCACTTATGGCAGCTGGCTGGATGCCAACGCCACGCAGGCATGGTCGATACGCAACAGCAGCGGACAAATGTGGGGCAAATGGGCCACCCGCACCCCCGACGGCACCATCCTGAACGCTTTTGAAACCACACCAGGGGTATCAATGGTGAATGGTATTTACTGGTACCGCTAA
- the argH gene encoding argininosuccinate lyase, translating to MSKLWQKTTNVNQLVEDFTVGKDREFDQEMAAFDVLGSLAHTRMLQSIGLMDSADLELVQRELKAIYADIEAGNFTIEDGVEDVHSQVEMLLTQRIGDAGKKIHSGRSRNDQVLVDLKLFFRHQLQQVVEETETLFRQLITLSEQHKDILLPGYTHLQVAMPSSFGLWFGAYAESLADDLELVLAAYKITNKNPLGSAAGYGSSFPLNRTLTTQLLGFDSLNYNVVYAQMGRGKTERIIAQALSSIAATLAKMAMDQALYLSQNFAFVSYPDTLTTGSSIMPHKKNPDVWEIMRGKCNRLQALPTDVAMMTTNLPSGYHRELQLLKELLFPAFADLKKCLHMATFMLQNITVNADILKDTKYAYLFSVEEVNRMVLSGTPFRDAYKQVGLAIERGDFNPDKTVNHTHEGSIGNLGNQHITAAFDKLLTNFDFGKVETAIKELVA from the coding sequence ATGAGTAAGTTATGGCAAAAAACTACTAATGTAAATCAGCTGGTAGAGGATTTCACCGTAGGCAAGGATAGGGAATTTGACCAGGAAATGGCTGCATTTGATGTACTGGGTTCGCTGGCCCATACCCGTATGCTCCAAAGCATCGGCCTGATGGATAGTGCTGATCTTGAGCTTGTTCAGCGCGAGTTAAAGGCCATTTATGCCGATATTGAGGCCGGTAATTTCACCATTGAAGATGGGGTGGAGGATGTACACTCGCAGGTAGAAATGCTGCTAACCCAACGCATTGGCGATGCCGGCAAAAAGATCCATTCCGGCCGCTCCCGCAACGACCAGGTGCTGGTCGACCTCAAATTATTCTTCCGCCATCAGCTGCAACAGGTGGTTGAGGAAACCGAAACCCTTTTCCGCCAGTTGATTACACTAAGCGAGCAGCATAAAGATATACTGCTGCCCGGCTACACCCACCTGCAGGTGGCCATGCCATCCTCGTTTGGCCTGTGGTTTGGTGCCTATGCCGAAAGCCTTGCCGATGACCTTGAACTGGTGCTGGCTGCTTATAAAATCACTAACAAAAACCCCCTGGGTTCGGCAGCTGGTTATGGCTCGTCGTTTCCGCTTAACCGTACGCTAACTACCCAATTATTAGGGTTTGATAGCCTGAATTACAACGTAGTATACGCCCAGATGGGTCGCGGTAAAACCGAGCGGATCATTGCCCAGGCCTTATCAAGTATAGCCGCTACACTTGCCAAAATGGCTATGGATCAGGCACTTTACCTGAGCCAGAACTTTGCCTTTGTAAGCTACCCCGATACACTAACTACCGGCAGCAGCATTATGCCACACAAAAAAAATCCGGATGTTTGGGAAATTATGCGTGGCAAATGCAACCGCCTGCAAGCCCTGCCAACCGATGTAGCCATGATGACCACCAACCTGCCATCCGGCTATCACCGCGAGCTGCAACTACTCAAAGAGCTCCTGTTCCCCGCCTTTGCCGACCTGAAGAAATGCCTGCATATGGCCACCTTCATGCTCCAAAATATAACAGTGAATGCTGATATACTGAAGGACACCAAGTACGCTTACCTATTTAGCGTTGAGGAAGTTAACCGCATGGTATTAAGCGGAACCCCTTTCAGGGATGCCTACAAACAAGTAGGTTTAGCTATAGAGCGAGGCGATTTTAACCCCGATAAAACTGTAAACCACACCCACGAAGGCAGTATAGGCAACCTGGGTAACCAGCATATTACCGCCGCCTTTGATAAGCTGCTGACTAACTTTGATTTTGGGAAAGTTGAAACGGCAATAAAGGAGCTGGTGGCCTAA
- a CDS encoding HAD domain-containing protein translates to MVILLDIDGVLVTEPSWKKVEIGADGFMLFNKQSAENLVDILSLTGADVVLSSTHRISFTIERWLEIFKIRGITISKLSKLNDRQSLSDMQDRGSEIQEWIHKNGEANYVIIDDDLSINNLPNAIKQRWVTIKPYLGIDIEAKQKALDILLNNR, encoded by the coding sequence ATGGTAATCCTGCTGGATATAGATGGAGTATTGGTAACCGAACCGTCCTGGAAAAAGGTAGAAATTGGTGCCGATGGGTTCATGCTGTTTAACAAACAATCGGCAGAAAATCTGGTTGATATTTTGTCGCTAACAGGTGCCGACGTGGTTTTATCCAGTACACATAGGATTAGCTTTACTATTGAACGTTGGCTGGAGATCTTCAAGATCAGGGGGATAACTATTAGTAAATTATCTAAACTTAACGATAGGCAATCACTGTCGGATATGCAGGATCGTGGTAGCGAAATTCAGGAGTGGATACATAAGAACGGTGAGGCGAACTACGTCATTATAGATGATGACTTGTCAATAAATAACTTGCCAAATGCTATAAAGCAAAGGTGGGTTACCATCAAACCCTATCTTGGAATTGATATTGAGGCCAAACAAAAGGCCTTGGATATCCTTTTAAATAATCGGTGA
- a CDS encoding YwbE family protein, with protein sequence MNGQNRSDIYPGLEVDIILKKDQRTGTLTRGIVKRLLTSASYHSRGIKVQLDDGQVGRVAWIVDEEDNS encoded by the coding sequence ATGAACGGACAAAACAGAAGCGATATATACCCCGGACTGGAAGTTGATATTATCCTAAAAAAAGACCAGCGAACTGGAACGCTTACCCGCGGCATTGTGAAAAGGCTGTTAACCAGTGCATCATACCATTCCCGCGGCATTAAGGTACAGCTGGATGATGGCCAGGTTGGCCGCGTAGCCTGGATTGTTGATGAGGAAGATAATTCATAA
- a CDS encoding DUF1345 domain-containing protein yields MRKIIHNFYTIVYHIYLVLTIVQSYMPANPQRKSKLWLRLDTHHRLLISFIVAIATLAFIWERFSIPAIVLVTWSAFGLSVIVMDWIIILSSHPKEVRHIAKIEDSSRVLIFAFVIVASIISLLAIFFLLKSSKQLSPAVVTGHVLLGMTSVIISWILVHTIFTLRYAHMYYATDTDGDNKTKPLGGLEFPGDEKGFEPDYLDFVYFSFVLGMTFQVSDIEISSRQIRRLAWIHGMISFAFNTAIVALSINVISGLVSN; encoded by the coding sequence ATGAGGAAGATAATTCATAATTTCTACACAATTGTTTACCATATTTACCTTGTACTTACCATAGTACAATCCTATATGCCTGCAAACCCTCAACGAAAATCGAAATTATGGTTACGGTTAGATACGCATCACCGTTTATTAATTTCGTTTATTGTAGCTATTGCCACCCTGGCTTTTATTTGGGAACGTTTTAGTATACCAGCAATCGTCTTGGTTACGTGGTCGGCATTTGGGTTGAGCGTTATAGTGATGGATTGGATTATCATCCTGTCGTCGCACCCAAAGGAGGTTAGGCACATAGCCAAAATTGAGGATTCCAGCCGGGTGTTGATATTTGCTTTTGTAATTGTAGCATCCATCATTAGTCTCCTGGCAATTTTTTTCCTGCTCAAATCATCTAAACAGCTATCGCCTGCCGTAGTTACAGGGCATGTGTTGTTAGGAATGACGTCGGTAATTATCTCCTGGATATTGGTGCACACCATATTTACCCTGCGTTATGCCCATATGTATTACGCCACAGATACCGACGGTGATAACAAGACTAAACCTTTGGGCGGACTGGAGTTTCCAGGCGATGAGAAGGGTTTTGAGCCTGATTATCTTGATTTTGTATACTTCTCTTTTGTGTTGGGGATGACTTTCCAGGTATCGGATATCGAGATCTCATCCCGGCAAATCCGCCGCCTGGCCTGGATTCACGGCATGATATCTTTTGCCTTTAATACTGCTATTGTGGCTTTGAGTATCAACGTGATATCAGGACTGGTATCAAACTAA
- a CDS encoding DUF72 domain-containing protein: MEFGKVAPEELPLIDFTLPPDTELTTKVLATAKNNEPIQVHVGCAKWGRKEWIGQIYPPKTKEANFLDEYVKHFDCIELNATFYNIYGPDTIAKWKAKAESNPNFKFCPKFSQSISHIRRLKNADDVTTTYYEGIMAFGEKLGPLFLQLSDNYTPKSFPELKAYLEALPKDVPVFVELRHKEWFAQQENSDKVFGLFRDLNIGAVITDASGRRDVIHMSLPTPHAFIRFVGCTDKIGEYSIDEARLDMWVERIKKWQQEGLKSVWFFMHQHDERFSPILSDYVTQKLNAVLGTNLLRPKFIDQQGGLF; this comes from the coding sequence ATGGAATTTGGCAAAGTAGCACCCGAAGAATTACCCTTAATAGATTTTACCCTTCCGCCCGATACAGAACTCACCACTAAGGTATTAGCAACGGCTAAAAACAATGAGCCAATACAGGTTCACGTAGGTTGTGCCAAATGGGGGCGCAAGGAGTGGATTGGTCAAATCTATCCGCCTAAAACCAAGGAAGCTAACTTTTTGGATGAATATGTAAAACACTTTGATTGCATTGAACTGAATGCCACATTTTATAACATTTATGGACCGGATACAATTGCCAAATGGAAAGCCAAGGCCGAAAGCAACCCCAATTTTAAATTCTGCCCCAAATTTTCGCAAAGCATCAGCCACATCCGCAGGTTAAAAAATGCCGACGATGTTACAACAACTTACTATGAAGGCATCATGGCATTTGGCGAAAAGCTGGGACCACTATTTTTGCAATTGAGCGATAACTACACACCCAAAAGCTTCCCCGAGCTGAAAGCATACCTGGAAGCCTTGCCCAAAGATGTACCCGTTTTTGTAGAGCTGCGGCATAAAGAATGGTTTGCCCAACAGGAAAACAGCGACAAGGTATTCGGCCTGTTTCGCGATCTTAATATTGGCGCCGTAATAACCGATGCTTCCGGACGCCGGGACGTAATACACATGAGTTTACCTACACCTCATGCCTTCATCCGTTTTGTGGGCTGTACCGATAAAATAGGCGAATACAGTATTGATGAAGCCCGCCTGGATATGTGGGTAGAAAGGATAAAAAAATGGCAGCAGGAAGGTTTAAAATCGGTCTGGTTTTTTATGCATCAGCATGATGAACGGTTTTCGCCCATACTATCAGATTATGTAACCCAAAAATTAAACGCGGTCCTTGGCACCAATTTACTTCGCCCCAAATTTATTGATCAGCAGGGTGGTTTATTTTAG